The Vibrio penaeicida sequence CTCAAACATACTTAAATAGTCCGAAAAATCATCACTTGATTATGAAAAAGGCTAACAAGCCTTTATTACTTCTTATCCTGTGACAGAATAAGCGGCACGAATAGATATAATAACCTAAGCCACAGTGACAGAAGATCGTAATTTCGACGATATTGCCCACAAATTCGCAAAAAATATTTACGGATCTGAGAAAGGTGATATACGTCAAACCATTGTTTGGGAAGATTTAATTGTAGCATTAAGTGAGCTAAACGATGAATGTTGCCGTTTAAATATCTTGGATGCAGGTGGCGGGCTTGGGCAAATGTCGCAAAAAATTGCCCAACGCGGACACAATGTCACACTCTGTGATCTATCTTCTGAAATGCTAAAACTGGCAAAAGTAGACATTGAAAAACACGGTTTGCTTTCCCAATATCAGCTAGTTCACTCTCCAGTTCAAGAAATTGAACAGCACCTTCACGAGAAAGTTGATATGGTGCTTTTCCACGCGGTGATGGAGTGGTTAGCAGACCCGAAATCGGCGTTAGAAACGGTTTTAAAGCAGATAAAGCCAGGTGGTATCGGCTCTATCATGTTTTATAACCATCACGGCTTGGTTTTGAAAAACGTGATATGCGGCAATATTCCACACATTTTAGAAGGAATGCCGCATAGAAAACGCTTTAAACTTCAGCCCCAAAAAGGTTTGAAGCCGGAAGAAGTCTATCAATGGATAGAGGATGCTGGGTTTGAAATCTGTGGTAAATCGGGTATTCGGTCCTTCCACGACTACATAGGTAATATGGAGTACATGGGCGATTATCAATTTGAAGATGTATTAGCACTTGAAAGACAACTGTGTCGTCAGGAGCCTTACCTTTCTTTAGGTCGCTACATTCATGTTTGGGCGAAAAGAAAGGAATAATAAACAGGATGAACAATGAGTGATGTAACTCAAGATGTTGTAGAGCAACCAATCGATGAATTGGTTAGCTGGGTAAAACAACACGATTTCTCATTGAACTTGTCTACTGAACGTCTGGCTTTTCTGATTGCGTTAGCCGTTTTAAGTAACGAGAGATTTGATGAAGAGTTGGGTGAGGGAGAGTTGCACGATGCGTTCTCTATCGTCACCCGCTTGTTTGAAGAAACGGGGGAAGCTTCTGCATTTCGGGCGAATAACGCCATCAATGAAATGGTTAACCAGAAGCTATTAAGCCGATTTACCAGTGAAATTACAGACGGCGCAAGCATCTATCGCTTGTCGCCATTAGCGGTTGGCATTACCGATTATTATGTGCGCCACCGAGAGTTTTCAAAGTTACGATTGTCCATTCAGCTGTCCATGGTGGCAGGTGAAATGGAGAAAGCGATCGCAGCTGCAAAAGAAGGCGGTACACCAGGTCATTGGCAAAAAAATGTTTATGGCGTTTTGAAATACTCAGTGGGTGAGATTTTCGATCAAATCGACCTCAATCAACGAGTCATGGACGAACAGCAGCAATTGGTCAAAGACCAAATAGCGGAGCTGCTGAACCAAGATTGGCGTGAGGCCATCAATAGTTGTGAAGCACTGCTCAGTGAAACATCCGATACCCTAAAAGAGCTACAAGATACGCTGCAAGCCGCTGGCGATGAAATGCAAACTCAGATCCTTGATATTCAAGGGCTTGTTTACGGACAAGATGATTTGCAATTCGTAGAAGAAGCGCTTTACGGGCTGCAAATGAAGCTAGACCGCATTGTAAGCTGGGGTCAGCAGACCATCGATCTATGGATCGGCTACGACCGCCACGTGCACAAGTTTATCCGCACCGCTATCGACATGGACAAAAACCGCGCCTTCAGCCAGAGATTGCGACAGTCTGTAAAAGACTATCTCGACGCTCCTTGGTTGTTGACGTATGCCGACGCTGAAAGGCTGCGAGATATGCGTGATGAAGCTTTGGTTCTGCGTGATGATGAAGTCATGGGGCAAGTACCAATGGATGTCGAATACGAAGAGTTTGAGCAAGTAAATGATGAGTTATCAGAAAGAATAAACGACATGCTCAAGGCTCATAAAGAGCGAGGCGCCTCCATCGATTTGGGGGTGGTTCTACGTGATTACCTTTCGACACATCCACAAACGCATCATTTTGATTTAGCTAGAATTGTTGTCGACCAAGCCGTGCGCTTAGGTTACTCAGAATCTGATTATCAGGCGATTCAACCTGATTGGCAGGCTATCAACGATTTTGGCGCTAAGGTACAAGCAAATGTCATTGACAAATACTGAAGAATATATGCCAGAGAAACTGGCAAAAGCGATTTCCAACCCGCTGTTTCCCGCGCTGGATAGTGCACTTAGAGCTGGGCGACATATCTCCTCTGAAGATATGGACAACCACGCATTGCTGAGTGATTTCGAGACCGAACTTGCCCTGTTTTATCAACGTTATAACACTGAATTAGTGAAAGCGCCTGAAGGCTTTTTCTATCTTCGACCACGTTCTACCTCTTTGATTGGTCGAAGTGTTCTTTCGGAGTTAGATATGCTGGTCGGAAAGGTACTGTGTTTCCTATATCTGAGCCCTGAAAGGCTGGCTCATGAAGGTATTTTTACCAATCAAGAGCTTTACGACGAAATGATCTCGCTAGCGGATGAGAAAAAGCTCATGAAGTTGGTGACCAATCGGGCGACGGGTTCTGATCTCGATCGTGAAAAACTGTTCGATAAAGTCCGTACGTCATTACGACGCTTACGCCGATTAGGCATGATCATCTCTATTGGCGAAAACGGGAAATTCCGAATCAGTGAAGCGGTATTCCGATTTGGTGCCGATGTGCGTGTGGGTGATGACATGCGTGAAGCGCAATTACGATTAATCCGCGATGGTGAAGCCGTTGTTCACCAACAAGAACCTAGCCAAGTCAGCTTGCTAGAAGAGCCTGAAGAAGAACAAGAAATAGAGGGTGAAGCATGATTGAAAGAGGTAAATATCAATCACTAACCATGATCAACTGGAACGGTTTTTTCGCACGTA is a genomic window containing:
- the mukE gene encoding chromosome partition protein MukE, whose product is MSLTNTEEYMPEKLAKAISNPLFPALDSALRAGRHISSEDMDNHALLSDFETELALFYQRYNTELVKAPEGFFYLRPRSTSLIGRSVLSELDMLVGKVLCFLYLSPERLAHEGIFTNQELYDEMISLADEKKLMKLVTNRATGSDLDREKLFDKVRTSLRRLRRLGMIISIGENGKFRISEAVFRFGADVRVGDDMREAQLRLIRDGEAVVHQQEPSQVSLLEEPEEEQEIEGEA
- the cmoM gene encoding tRNA uridine 5-oxyacetic acid(34) methyltransferase CmoM, which translates into the protein MTEDRNFDDIAHKFAKNIYGSEKGDIRQTIVWEDLIVALSELNDECCRLNILDAGGGLGQMSQKIAQRGHNVTLCDLSSEMLKLAKVDIEKHGLLSQYQLVHSPVQEIEQHLHEKVDMVLFHAVMEWLADPKSALETVLKQIKPGGIGSIMFYNHHGLVLKNVICGNIPHILEGMPHRKRFKLQPQKGLKPEEVYQWIEDAGFEICGKSGIRSFHDYIGNMEYMGDYQFEDVLALERQLCRQEPYLSLGRYIHVWAKRKE
- the mukF gene encoding chromosome partition protein MukF; its protein translation is MSDVTQDVVEQPIDELVSWVKQHDFSLNLSTERLAFLIALAVLSNERFDEELGEGELHDAFSIVTRLFEETGEASAFRANNAINEMVNQKLLSRFTSEITDGASIYRLSPLAVGITDYYVRHREFSKLRLSIQLSMVAGEMEKAIAAAKEGGTPGHWQKNVYGVLKYSVGEIFDQIDLNQRVMDEQQQLVKDQIAELLNQDWREAINSCEALLSETSDTLKELQDTLQAAGDEMQTQILDIQGLVYGQDDLQFVEEALYGLQMKLDRIVSWGQQTIDLWIGYDRHVHKFIRTAIDMDKNRAFSQRLRQSVKDYLDAPWLLTYADAERLRDMRDEALVLRDDEVMGQVPMDVEYEEFEQVNDELSERINDMLKAHKERGASIDLGVVLRDYLSTHPQTHHFDLARIVVDQAVRLGYSESDYQAIQPDWQAINDFGAKVQANVIDKY